Proteins encoded together in one Impatiens glandulifera chromosome 1, dImpGla2.1, whole genome shotgun sequence window:
- the LOC124930490 gene encoding signal recognition particle 9 kDa protein-like: protein MVFITSWDEFVERSVQLYRASPESTRHVMKYRHCDGKLVLKVTDDRECLKFKTDQAQDAKKMEKLNNIFFTLMARGPDADISDVTGKEQPEAQPAKKGRGRKQ, encoded by the exons ATGGTGTTTATTACATCTTGGGACGAGTTCGTGGAGAGATCGGTGCAGTTGTATCGAGCAAGCCCTGAATCG ACGCGTCATGTCATGAAGTACCGACATTGTGATGGAAAATTGGTTCTCAAAGTTACTGATGATCGTGAG TGTCTCAAGTTCAAGACAGACCAAGCACAAGATGCTAAGAAGATGGAGAAACTCAACAACATCTTTTTCACTTTGATGGCCCGTGGACCTGACG CCGATATATCGGATGTTACAGGAAAAGAGCAGCCAGAAGCACAGCCTGCTAAAAAGGGTAGGGGAAGAAAACAATGA